A part of Bosea sp. (in: a-proteobacteria) genomic DNA contains:
- a CDS encoding protease modulator HflC: protein MNNTVKLTTLIALGAAAVLVMLSAFAVPQTQQALVLRFGAVQRVVTEPGIKFKAPFVDTVIMLDKRILDLDLPVQEILANDQNRLSVDAFARYRISNALLFFQSVNNINGANAQLNRITNSTIRNVLAEANYTAIVRTERARLMNRIQDEVNRQARAFGIEIIDVRLTRVDLPAGNSQAVFQRMQTERQREAADLRANGSQTSQEIRARADRDVQVLLGEAGRKADETRGQGDAERNRIFAAAFSRDPEFFAFYRSMQAYETGLKSGDTRMVISPNSDFFRFFNDPRGRARPEGRP from the coding sequence ATGAACAACACCGTCAAGCTCACAACCCTCATCGCGCTCGGCGCTGCGGCCGTCCTCGTGATGCTCTCCGCCTTCGCCGTGCCGCAGACCCAGCAGGCTCTCGTCCTGCGCTTCGGCGCCGTGCAGCGCGTGGTCACCGAGCCGGGCATCAAGTTCAAGGCGCCCTTCGTCGACACGGTCATCATGCTCGACAAGCGGATCCTCGACCTCGACCTGCCGGTTCAGGAAATCCTGGCCAACGACCAGAACCGCCTGTCGGTCGATGCCTTCGCGCGCTACCGCATCAGCAATGCGCTGCTGTTCTTCCAGTCGGTGAACAACATCAACGGCGCCAATGCCCAGCTTAACCGCATCACCAACTCCACAATCCGGAACGTCCTGGCGGAAGCGAACTACACCGCGATCGTGCGGACCGAGCGCGCCCGGCTGATGAACCGCATCCAGGATGAGGTGAACCGCCAGGCCCGCGCCTTCGGCATCGAGATCATCGATGTGCGCCTGACCCGCGTGGACCTGCCGGCCGGCAACAGCCAGGCCGTGTTCCAGCGGATGCAGACCGAGCGTCAGCGTGAGGCTGCGGATCTTCGCGCCAACGGCTCGCAGACCTCGCAGGAGATCCGCGCCCGCGCCGATCGCGACGTGCAGGTGCTGCTCGGCGAAGCCGGTCGCAAGGCCGACGAGACGCGTGGCCAGGGCGATGCGGAACGCAACCGCATCTTCGCGGCGGCGTTCAGCCGTGATCCGGAATTCTTCGCCTTCTACCGGTCGATGCAGGCTTATGAAACGGGCCTGAAATCAGGCGATACGCGGATGGTGATCTCTCCGAACTCGGACTTCTTCCGCTTCTTCAACGATCCCCGGGGCCGGGCGCGGCCCGAGGGCCGCCCCTGA
- the hflK gene encoding FtsH protease activity modulator HflK — protein sequence MPWSNQSGGGGGSGGGGGPWGNRGGGSGGGNGGGPWGGGGGGGGGPTGSGGPPDLEAILRKGQDRLKNIIPGGSGGGMSSKGIIVITLLAVFGWLATGFFTVRPDEIGIKTVFGRYTTKTAPGLDWNWPAPIGAVIKPRVTQINRIEVGTALVMNQRGQPVQQRSTGEDSLMLTGDGNIVDIAFQVQWQIDPARPENFVFNIQNPEGTIRTVSESAMREVIGRRAIQPILTTERGAIETEVRQLVQDTLNSYGAGVLVSGLQMLKADPPAQVIEAFRDVQAAQQDQNRMRNEAETYASRVVPEARGQAARLVQEAEAYRERSVAEATGQASRFSQIYEQYRLAPEVTRERLFLETMERVFGGMDKVIIDQQGGGGNGVVPFLPLDQIQRRAPAESQSGGAAGGKPIPGMIR from the coding sequence ATGCCCTGGAGCAATCAGAGCGGGGGAGGCGGCGGCAGCGGCGGCGGTGGGGGCCCATGGGGCAACCGTGGCGGCGGCAGTGGCGGCGGCAATGGCGGCGGACCTTGGGGCGGCGGTGGCGGCGGTGGTGGTGGACCCACCGGCTCCGGCGGCCCTCCCGACCTCGAAGCCATCCTGCGAAAGGGTCAGGACCGACTGAAGAACATCATCCCCGGCGGCTCCGGCGGCGGCATGAGCTCCAAGGGCATCATCGTGATCACCCTCCTGGCCGTGTTTGGCTGGCTGGCGACAGGCTTCTTCACGGTCCGGCCCGACGAGATCGGCATCAAGACGGTGTTCGGGCGCTACACCACCAAGACCGCTCCGGGCCTTGACTGGAACTGGCCCGCGCCGATCGGCGCGGTGATCAAGCCGCGAGTGACCCAGATCAACCGCATCGAGGTCGGCACGGCGCTCGTCATGAACCAGCGTGGCCAGCCGGTGCAGCAGCGCTCCACCGGCGAAGACAGCCTGATGCTGACCGGCGACGGCAATATCGTCGACATCGCCTTCCAGGTGCAGTGGCAGATCGATCCCGCCCGTCCCGAGAACTTCGTGTTCAACATCCAGAACCCCGAAGGCACGATCAGGACGGTTTCGGAAAGCGCCATGCGCGAGGTCATCGGCCGGCGCGCGATCCAGCCGATCCTGACCACCGAACGCGGCGCGATCGAAACCGAGGTCCGCCAGCTCGTGCAGGACACGCTCAACTCCTATGGGGCCGGCGTGCTCGTCTCGGGCCTGCAGATGCTGAAGGCCGACCCGCCCGCGCAGGTCATCGAGGCCTTCCGCGACGTTCAGGCCGCGCAGCAGGACCAGAACCGCATGCGCAACGAAGCCGAGACCTATGCCAGCCGCGTCGTGCCTGAAGCGCGCGGCCAGGCGGCGCGCCTCGTGCAGGAAGCCGAAGCCTATCGCGAACGGTCAGTGGCCGAAGCAACCGGTCAGGCCTCCCGTTTCAGCCAGATCTACGAGCAGTACAGGCTCGCGCCTGAAGTCACCCGCGAGCGCCTGTTCCTCGAGACGATGGAGCGCGTGTTCGGCGGCATGGACAAGGTCATCATCGACCAGCAAGGCGGCGGCGGAAACGGCGTGGTGCCCTTCCTGCCTCTCGACCAGATCCAGCGCCGCGCGCCCGCCGAAAGCCAGAGTGGCGGCGCCGCCGGCGGCAAGCCCATCCCGGGGATGATCCGATGA
- a CDS encoding GNAT family N-acetyltransferase encodes MTLTIRPAGPADAGLVLAFIRELAEYERLLHEVEASEADIARDLSGDAPRVFCDIAELGGQPVGFALWFYTYSTFQGRHGIYLEDLFVRPEARGKGIGKALLARLARRCVDEGLGRLRWWVLNWNEPSIAFYRTLGAEAQDEWTTFGLGGAALARLAGMEPGR; translated from the coding sequence ATGACGCTGACCATTCGCCCCGCCGGGCCGGCCGATGCCGGGCTCGTCCTCGCCTTCATCCGCGAACTGGCTGAGTATGAGAGGCTGCTGCACGAGGTCGAGGCCAGCGAGGCGGACATCGCGCGCGACCTGTCCGGCGATGCGCCCCGTGTGTTCTGCGACATCGCCGAGCTTGGCGGCCAGCCGGTGGGCTTCGCCCTCTGGTTCTACACCTATTCGACTTTCCAGGGCCGGCACGGCATCTATCTCGAAGATCTGTTCGTGCGGCCGGAGGCGCGCGGCAAGGGCATCGGCAAGGCGCTGCTCGCCCGCCTTGCCCGGCGCTGCGTCGACGAGGGGCTCGGCCGGCTGCGCTGGTGGGTGCTGAACTGGAACGAGCCGTCCATCGCCTTCTATCGCACGCTCGGCGCCGAGGCGCAGGATGAGTGGACCACCTTCGGGCTTGGAGGCGCCGCCCTCGCAAGGCTTGCGGGCATGGAGCCAGGCCGATGA
- the serB gene encoding phosphoserine phosphatase SerB — protein MAYVATLVSNPADKALTPALLARAADALPHAGAAQWLSSGIAADLPFARADAPLGAIADRLRQALDAPLDVFVQPLAHRRKRLFLADMDSTMIGQECIDELADFVGLKAEVSAITERAMRGELAFEPALRERVALLKGLPIGVVDEIVASRISLTAGGPELVRTMRAHGAYTALVSGGFTVFTSRIGAMIGFDEDRSNWLDVDADKLAGTVREPILGRQAKLDALVDLRERAGLAPEQTMAVGDGANDLAMLGEAGLGVAFRAKPAVAAAAHARIDHADLTALLYAQGYREDEIITGRG, from the coding sequence ATGGCCTATGTCGCGACCCTCGTATCCAACCCCGCCGACAAGGCGCTGACCCCGGCCCTCCTGGCAAGGGCCGCCGACGCGCTGCCCCATGCCGGGGCGGCGCAGTGGCTCTCTTCCGGTATCGCGGCGGACCTGCCCTTTGCAAGGGCGGATGCGCCGCTCGGAGCGATCGCCGACCGGCTGCGTCAAGCGCTGGACGCGCCGCTCGATGTCTTCGTGCAGCCTCTCGCCCACCGCCGCAAGCGCCTGTTCCTGGCCGACATGGACTCCACCATGATCGGGCAGGAATGCATCGACGAACTGGCGGACTTCGTGGGCCTCAAGGCCGAGGTCTCCGCCATCACCGAGCGGGCGATGCGCGGCGAGCTTGCCTTCGAGCCGGCGCTGCGCGAACGCGTCGCCCTGCTCAAGGGCCTGCCCATCGGCGTCGTCGACGAGATCGTGGCCAGCCGCATCAGCCTCACCGCGGGCGGTCCCGAGCTGGTCCGCACCATGCGCGCCCATGGCGCCTACACGGCGCTGGTCTCGGGCGGCTTCACGGTCTTCACGAGCCGCATCGGCGCCATGATCGGCTTTGATGAGGATCGCTCCAATTGGCTCGATGTCGATGCCGACAAGCTCGCTGGCACCGTGCGCGAGCCGATCCTGGGCCGGCAGGCCAAGCTCGATGCGCTGGTCGATCTGCGGGAACGGGCGGGGCTGGCGCCCGAGCAGACCATGGCGGTCGGCGACGGCGCCAATGATCTGGCGATGCTGGGCGAGGCTGGTCTGGGCGTCGCCTTCCGCGCCAAGCCGGCCGTCGCGGCGGCGGCTCATGCCCGCATCGACCATGCCGACCTGACGGCGCTTCTTTACGCGCAGGGCTATCGCGAAGACGAAATCATCACGGGCCGAGGCTGA
- a CDS encoding glutathione S-transferase family protein encodes MPMKLIIGNKLHSSWSLRPWLLLSDFEIPFDEVLIPFGPTFDDPDWKAKVKAYSPAGKVPALVDGEIKVWESLSIMEYVADKHPERAIWPRDRAARAFARNIASEMHAGFPALRNACPMNLGKLHAPRDRGPKVAADVGRITAIWNEARSRWGARDPAGGPFLFGAFSAADAMFAPVATRLRSYSISVDPVSEAWCDAIYAHPAFNRWREAALAEPWIVPEDEADEPVLENYRPHLGKA; translated from the coding sequence ATTCCCATGAAGCTCATCATCGGCAACAAGCTGCATTCATCGTGGTCGCTGCGGCCCTGGCTGCTGCTGAGCGACTTCGAGATCCCGTTCGACGAGGTGCTGATCCCGTTCGGCCCCACATTCGACGATCCTGACTGGAAGGCGAAGGTCAAGGCCTACAGCCCGGCCGGCAAGGTGCCGGCGCTGGTCGATGGCGAGATCAAGGTCTGGGAATCGCTCTCGATCATGGAATACGTCGCCGACAAGCACCCTGAGCGCGCCATCTGGCCGCGGGACCGGGCGGCGCGCGCCTTTGCGCGCAACATCGCGAGCGAGATGCATGCCGGCTTCCCGGCCCTGCGCAATGCCTGCCCCATGAACCTCGGCAAGCTGCATGCGCCCAGGGATCGCGGCCCGAAGGTCGCCGCGGACGTAGGCCGCATAACGGCCATCTGGAACGAGGCGCGCTCGCGCTGGGGTGCAAGGGATCCGGCCGGCGGGCCGTTCCTGTTCGGCGCGTTCTCGGCGGCGGATGCGATGTTCGCCCCCGTCGCGACGCGGCTGCGGAGCTATTCGATCAGCGTCGATCCTGTATCGGAAGCCTGGTGCGATGCGATCTACGCCCACCCGGCCTTCAACCGCTGGCGCGAGGCCGCACTGGCCGAGCCCTGGATCGTGCCCGAGGACGAGGCGGACGAGCCGGTGCTCGAGAATTATCGCCCCCATCTGGGCAAAGCCTGA
- the ilvN gene encoding acetolactate synthase small subunit: MNAMNVSHYPAVNFDQTVRRHTLSVIVDNEPGVLSRIAGLFSGRGYNIESLTVSETEAEKHISRITIVTSGSEKIIDQIKNHLDRLVPVHRVVDLTLQGESIERELALLKVVGKGDQRMEALRLATAFGARTIDATVTSFVFELTGATDDIERFIKVLAPCGLAEVSRTGIAAMGRGAEVM, from the coding sequence ATCAACGCCATGAACGTCTCCCACTATCCCGCCGTCAACTTCGACCAGACCGTGCGCCGCCACACCCTGTCGGTCATCGTGGACAACGAGCCGGGCGTGCTCAGCCGAATCGCCGGCCTGTTCTCGGGGCGCGGCTACAATATCGAGAGTCTGACTGTCTCCGAGACCGAGGCCGAGAAGCATATCTCGCGCATCACCATCGTGACCTCGGGTTCGGAGAAGATCATCGACCAGATCAAGAACCATCTCGACCGGCTGGTGCCCGTGCACCGGGTTGTGGATCTCACCTTGCAGGGCGAATCCATCGAGCGGGAGCTGGCGCTGCTCAAGGTGGTGGGCAAGGGAGACCAGCGCATGGAGGCGCTGCGCCTCGCCACCGCCTTCGGCGCCCGCACCATCGACGCCACCGTCACCTCCTTCGTGTTCGAGCTCACAGGCGCCACGGACGACATCGAGCGCTTCATCAAGGTGCTGGCGCCGTGCGGCCTCGCGGAAGTCTCGCGCACCGGCATCGCGGCCATGGGCCGCGGCGCCGAGGTGATGTGA
- a CDS encoding acetolactate synthase 3 large subunit: MSEMMTGAEMVVRALRDQNVEHLFGYPGGAVLPIYDALFQQEFVKHILVRHEQGAVHSAEGYARSSGKVGVVLVTSGPGATNAVTGLTDALMDSIPLVCITGQVPTHLIGSDAFQECDTVGITRSCTKHNYLVKRIEDLPRILHEAFYVASNGRPGPVVIDIPKDIQFARGVYSRPTSNQHKTYRPTVKGDLSKIKAAIELMAKARRPVFYTGGGVINAGPHASALLRELVHLTGFPCTSTLMGLGAFPAADRQWLGMLGMHGTYEANLAMHGCDVMINIGARFDDRITGRIDAFSPASRKIHVDIDPSSINKNVKVEIPIVGDCAHVLEDMVRLWRELSPVVDKPAMKSWWGQINEWRGRNSLAYRGSDTVIKPQYAVQRLYELTKDKDVYVTTEVGQHQMWAAQYFHFQEPNRWMTSGGLGTMGYGLPAAIGVQLAHPKALVIDIAGEASILMNMQEMSTALQYRLPVKIFILNNEYMGMVRQWQELLHGGRYSSSYSEALPDFVKLAEAYGGHGIRCDDPARLDDAIREMIDSPKAVIFDCVVAKEENCFPMIPSGKAHNEMILNDFAGDTRTVIDAKGRELV; this comes from the coding sequence ATGAGCGAGATGATGACCGGCGCCGAGATGGTCGTGCGCGCGCTCCGCGACCAGAATGTCGAGCATCTGTTCGGCTATCCGGGCGGGGCGGTGCTGCCCATTTATGACGCGCTGTTCCAGCAGGAGTTCGTCAAGCACATCCTTGTGCGCCACGAGCAGGGCGCGGTGCATTCCGCCGAAGGCTATGCCCGCTCGTCGGGCAAGGTCGGCGTGGTGCTCGTCACCTCCGGCCCTGGCGCCACCAACGCGGTCACGGGCCTGACCGACGCGTTGATGGACTCGATCCCGCTGGTATGCATCACCGGGCAGGTGCCGACGCATCTGATCGGCTCGGACGCCTTCCAGGAATGCGACACGGTGGGCATCACCCGCTCGTGCACAAAGCACAACTACCTCGTGAAGCGCATCGAGGATCTGCCGCGCATTCTGCATGAAGCCTTCTATGTGGCCTCGAACGGAAGGCCGGGCCCTGTCGTCATCGACATTCCGAAGGACATCCAGTTCGCGCGCGGCGTCTACAGCCGCCCCACGAGCAACCAGCACAAGACCTACCGCCCCACGGTCAAGGGCGATCTGTCGAAGATCAAGGCCGCGATCGAGCTGATGGCCAAGGCCAGGCGGCCCGTGTTCTACACGGGCGGCGGGGTCATCAATGCCGGGCCGCATGCCTCGGCGCTGCTGCGCGAACTGGTGCATCTCACGGGCTTTCCCTGCACCTCGACGCTGATGGGGCTTGGCGCCTTCCCGGCCGCCGATCGGCAATGGCTCGGCATGCTGGGCATGCACGGCACCTATGAGGCGAACCTCGCCATGCATGGCTGCGACGTGATGATCAACATCGGCGCGCGCTTCGACGACCGGATCACGGGGCGGATCGACGCCTTCTCGCCCGCATCGCGCAAGATCCATGTCGACATCGACCCCAGCTCGATCAACAAGAACGTCAAGGTCGAGATCCCGATCGTGGGCGATTGCGCCCATGTGCTCGAGGACATGGTGCGGCTCTGGCGCGAACTCAGCCCCGTGGTCGACAAGCCCGCGATGAAGAGCTGGTGGGGCCAGATCAACGAATGGCGCGGGCGCAACTCGCTCGCCTATCGCGGCTCGGACACGGTCATCAAGCCGCAATATGCCGTGCAGCGGCTCTATGAGCTCACCAAGGACAAGGATGTCTATGTCACCACAGAGGTGGGACAGCACCAGATGTGGGCCGCGCAATACTTCCACTTCCAGGAGCCGAACCGCTGGATGACCTCGGGCGGGCTCGGAACCATGGGCTACGGCCTGCCGGCCGCCATCGGCGTGCAGCTGGCCCACCCCAAGGCGCTGGTGATCGACATCGCCGGCGAGGCCTCGATCCTGATGAACATGCAGGAGATGTCCACGGCGCTGCAGTACCGTCTGCCGGTCAAGATCTTCATCCTCAACAACGAGTACATGGGCATGGTGCGCCAGTGGCAGGAGCTGCTGCATGGCGGGCGCTATTCCTCCAGCTATTCGGAGGCGCTGCCGGACTTCGTCAAGCTGGCCGAGGCCTATGGCGGCCATGGCATCCGCTGCGACGATCCCGCCAGGCTCGACGACGCGATTCGCGAGATGATCGACAGCCCCAAGGCGGTGATCTTCGACTGCGTCGTGGCGAAGGAGGAGAACTGCTTCCCCATGATCCCGTCGGGCAAGGCCCACAATGAGATGATCCTCAACGACTTCGCCGGCGACACCAGGACGGTGATCGACGCGAAGGGTCGGGAGCTGGTGTGA
- a CDS encoding LysE family translocator: MSHDLLMALVVFAFVSSITPGPNNMMLLASGVNFGFRRSVPHMLGIGIGFMVLLLCVGLGLGQLLERFPVIYTTLKYVGAAYMLWLAWKIANSGPMTDQSSQNSGTPMTFLGAAAFQWVNPKAWVMAVSAMATYTSPNQHLFTVILVTLIFGAVNIPSVSTWTVFGVGLRRFLSEPKLCRVFNIAMALALVASLWPIAAEWHG; this comes from the coding sequence ATGAGCCATGATCTTCTGATGGCGCTGGTCGTCTTTGCCTTTGTCAGTTCGATCACGCCGGGGCCGAACAACATGATGCTGCTGGCTTCGGGGGTGAATTTCGGTTTTCGCCGCTCGGTGCCGCACATGCTCGGCATCGGCATCGGCTTCATGGTGCTGTTGCTCTGCGTCGGCCTTGGGCTGGGCCAACTTCTGGAGCGCTTTCCCGTCATCTATACAACGCTGAAATATGTCGGCGCGGCCTACATGCTGTGGCTGGCATGGAAGATCGCAAACAGTGGCCCGATGACTGACCAGTCGTCGCAGAACAGCGGAACACCCATGACCTTCCTCGGCGCGGCGGCGTTCCAGTGGGTCAATCCAAAGGCCTGGGTCATGGCGGTCAGCGCCATGGCGACCTATACAAGCCCCAACCAGCATCTCTTCACCGTCATTCTGGTGACGCTGATTTTCGGCGCGGTCAACATACCCTCGGTCAGCACCTGGACCGTGTTCGGCGTCGGCCTGCGCCGCTTTCTCTCCGAACCGAAACTGTGCCGTGTCTTCAACATCGCCATGGCGCTGGCGCTCGTCGCCTCGCTCTGGCCCATCGCGGCGGAGTGGCACGGATGA
- a CDS encoding dihydrofolate reductase: MPVVAIAALADNDVIGDDNRLIWRLKTDLKRFRMLTMGRPLLMGRKTFQSIGRPLPGRHMVVLTRDPDFAAEGVTTAASLDAAMALGQELARQHGADSVVIGGGENVYRQALPLCDRLHLTLVHAEPPGDARFPEFSRAEWDEISREPHPAGPDDEHPFTFLDLKRRM, encoded by the coding sequence GTGCCTGTCGTCGCCATCGCCGCGCTGGCCGACAATGACGTGATCGGCGATGACAACCGTCTGATCTGGCGGCTCAAGACCGATCTCAAGCGCTTCCGCATGCTCACCATGGGCAGGCCGCTGCTGATGGGACGCAAGACCTTCCAGTCCATCGGCCGCCCGCTGCCGGGCAGGCACATGGTGGTGCTGACGCGCGATCCGGACTTTGCCGCCGAGGGCGTCACAACCGCCGCTTCGCTTGATGCAGCCATGGCGCTGGGCCAGGAACTGGCCCGCCAGCACGGCGCCGACAGCGTGGTGATCGGCGGGGGCGAGAACGTTTACCGGCAGGCCTTGCCCCTGTGCGACCGGCTTCACCTCACGCTGGTCCATGCCGAGCCGCCGGGCGATGCCCGTTTTCCTGAATTCTCGCGCGCTGAATGGGACGAAATCAGCCGCGAGCCGCACCCGGCAGGGCCGGATGATGAGCACCCGTTCACCTTTCTTGATCTGAAACGCCGCATGTGA
- the miaA gene encoding tRNA (adenosine(37)-N6)-dimethylallyltransferase MiaA has protein sequence MDAASAPGVRGAVAVLIAGPTASGKSAYAIELARATGGVVLNADSMQVYRDLRVITARPSPEEEAQAEHRLFGFIDGAENYSVARYAADATREIEAVWRAGRLPILAGGTGLYHQALEAGLSSIPQLPPEVREAVRESCEGVGTAALHARLAARDPAGAAALRPSDRLRVMRALEVFEATGRSLSSYHGEREPGLLAGKPLVKLFLAPERAALHARINARFDAMIAGGALAEVEALAGRGLDPLLPVMRAHGVPALIAHLRGAMSRDDAIHRGQADTRAYVKRQFTWFRNQMQGWRWLSDEAGRAAARDEITLDRRGATV, from the coding sequence ATGGATGCAGCTTCAGCTCCGGGTGTGCGAGGCGCGGTCGCGGTGCTCATTGCAGGTCCGACCGCCAGCGGCAAGTCGGCCTATGCCATTGAGCTGGCGCGGGCAACGGGCGGCGTGGTCCTCAACGCGGATTCGATGCAGGTCTACCGCGACCTGCGCGTCATCACGGCGCGGCCTTCTCCCGAGGAGGAGGCGCAGGCCGAGCACAGGCTGTTCGGCTTCATTGACGGGGCGGAGAATTATTCGGTCGCGCGCTATGCTGCGGATGCGACTCGCGAAATCGAGGCCGTGTGGCGGGCCGGGCGGTTGCCGATCCTGGCGGGCGGCACGGGCCTCTATCACCAGGCGCTGGAGGCGGGGCTGTCCTCCATCCCGCAACTGCCGCCGGAGGTGCGCGAGGCGGTGCGGGAGTCCTGCGAGGGGGTCGGGACCGCAGCGCTGCACGCAAGGCTGGCGGCGCGCGACCCGGCCGGGGCGGCAGCCTTGCGCCCGAGCGACCGCCTGCGCGTGATGCGCGCGCTTGAGGTGTTCGAGGCCACGGGCCGCTCGCTGTCGAGCTACCATGGCGAGCGCGAGCCGGGGCTGCTCGCCGGCAAGCCTTTGGTGAAGCTGTTCCTGGCGCCCGAGAGGGCCGCTCTTCATGCCCGCATCAATGCCAGGTTCGACGCCATGATCGCCGGCGGCGCGCTGGCTGAGGTCGAGGCGCTGGCCGGACGCGGGCTTGATCCGTTGCTGCCTGTGATGCGCGCCCATGGCGTGCCGGCGCTGATCGCCCACCTGCGCGGCGCGATGAGCCGCGACGACGCCATCCATCGCGGGCAGGCGGACACGCGCGCCTATGTGAAGCGTCAGTTCACCTGGTTCCGCAACCAGATGCAGGGCTGGCGCTGGCTGTCGGACGAGGCGGGAAGGGCGGCTGCCCGCGATGAAATCACGCTTGACCGGCGCGGGGCAACTGTTTAG
- a CDS encoding Do family serine endopeptidase: protein MATAQAQQIQPQASRTMQLPAVADLAEQVMEAVVNISAQTTVETRNRTMPDVPGLGPDTPFGDLFEEFFNRRREGQPGQPGQPGQPPGQQGEAQPRTPRQQPEQRRGQSAGSGFVIDPTGIVITNNHVIGESNDVTVIFSDGRRLKAEVVGKDPKIDIAVLRVKSDTPLKAVKFGDSDRARIGDWVMAIGNPFGLGGSVSIGIVSAKNRRIESGPYDSYLQTDAAINRGNSGGPLFNMAGEVIGINTAILSPTGGSVGIGFSVPSALAMPVIDQLRQFGETRRGWLGVRIQNVDETTAEALNLGRARGALIAGIDDKGPAKPAGLETGDVIIQFDGKDVRESSDLPRIVAATPVGKEVEVRIMRKGQEQTRRVTLGRLEDGERQQLAALGSQPNQTAAPATTTVLGMELAGVNDQIRRRFNLKDGVRGVVVTRVDANSNAADKRLAAGDMILEVGQESVTSPADVSRRVDQLKKDGRRAALLQVQNAAGEVRFVAVTIN, encoded by the coding sequence ATGGCGACGGCGCAGGCGCAGCAGATCCAGCCTCAGGCCAGCCGGACCATGCAGCTGCCCGCCGTGGCCGACCTTGCCGAGCAGGTGATGGAGGCTGTGGTCAACATCTCCGCGCAGACCACTGTGGAGACCCGCAACCGCACCATGCCGGACGTGCCGGGCCTTGGGCCGGACACGCCCTTCGGCGACCTGTTCGAGGAATTCTTCAACCGCCGCCGCGAAGGCCAGCCCGGCCAGCCCGGCCAGCCCGGCCAGCCTCCTGGCCAGCAGGGCGAGGCGCAGCCGCGCACGCCGCGCCAGCAGCCCGAGCAGCGCCGCGGCCAGTCCGCCGGCTCCGGCTTCGTGATCGATCCGACTGGCATCGTCATCACCAACAATCACGTCATCGGCGAATCCAACGATGTGACCGTGATCTTCTCCGACGGCCGCCGGCTGAAGGCCGAAGTGGTTGGCAAGGATCCCAAGATCGACATCGCCGTGCTGCGCGTGAAGTCCGACACGCCGCTCAAGGCGGTCAAGTTCGGCGACAGCGACAGGGCGCGCATCGGCGATTGGGTGATGGCCATCGGCAACCCGTTCGGCCTTGGCGGCTCGGTGTCGATCGGCATCGTGTCGGCCAAGAACCGCCGCATCGAGAGCGGGCCCTACGACAGCTATCTGCAGACCGATGCCGCCATCAACCGCGGCAACTCGGGCGGTCCGCTGTTCAACATGGCCGGCGAAGTCATCGGCATCAACACAGCCATCCTGTCGCCGACAGGCGGATCGGTCGGCATCGGCTTCTCGGTGCCGTCAGCGCTCGCCATGCCGGTGATCGACCAGCTTCGTCAGTTCGGCGAGACCCGCCGTGGCTGGCTGGGCGTGCGCATCCAGAACGTGGATGAGACGACCGCAGAGGCGCTCAATCTCGGGCGTGCCCGTGGTGCGCTGATCGCCGGCATCGACGACAAGGGCCCGGCAAAGCCGGCCGGTCTCGAAACCGGCGACGTCATCATCCAGTTCGACGGCAAGGATGTGCGGGAGTCGAGCGATCTGCCGCGCATCGTGGCGGCGACGCCGGTGGGCAAGGAAGTCGAGGTGCGCATCATGCGCAAAGGCCAGGAACAAACGCGCCGCGTGACCCTGGGCCGTCTCGAGGATGGTGAACGCCAGCAGCTGGCCGCTCTGGGCTCCCAGCCCAACCAGACCGCCGCGCCAGCCACCACCACGGTTCTGGGCATGGAGCTGGCTGGCGTGAATGACCAGATCCGCCGCCGCTTCAACCTCAAGGACGGCGTTCGTGGCGTCGTCGTCACACGGGTCGACGCAAACTCCAACGCTGCGGACAAGAGGCTTGCCGCCGGGGACATGATCCTCGAGGTCGGGCAGGAGTCGGTCACCAGCCCGGCCGATGTCAGTCGCCGCGTGGACCAGCTCAAGAAGGATGGTCGCCGTGCTGCGCTGCTTCAGGTGCAGAACGCCGCTGGTGAAGTCCGCTTCGTGGCCGTCACCATCAACTGA
- a CDS encoding DUF2065 domain-containing protein — protein MTDFVAAIGLVLVIEGVLFALLPGKAQEAMRSAAETPADILRIVGLVSAVAGIIVIWVARRFFAV, from the coding sequence ATGACCGACTTCGTGGCTGCGATTGGCCTTGTTCTGGTCATCGAGGGCGTTCTGTTCGCGCTTCTGCCCGGCAAGGCGCAGGAGGCCATGCGCAGCGCAGCCGAGACGCCTGCCGACATCCTGCGGATCGTCGGGCTCGTCTCGGCGGTGGCTGGCATAATCGTGATATGGGTGGCGCGGCGTTTTTTCGCTGTATAG